The Sulfurimonas lithotrophica genome includes a region encoding these proteins:
- the fliL gene encoding flagellar basal body-associated protein FliL — translation MAEEENKEAQEEQGEKKSSNMLMIIIIAVLVLIIVVGAVLAIVLMNGDEEGVSQSSPSTQQRIMPKRTTSTALEDSRRLSEIGILYPLDTFTVNLKSDSGRRYLKATLSLELSGEELSLELDAKAPVIRDRVIRILTSKTLEEISSKKGKQKVSDQIMDTLNSIITDGSIQGIYFTEFVIQ, via the coding sequence ATGGCTGAAGAAGAAAATAAAGAAGCACAAGAAGAACAAGGCGAAAAAAAATCTAGTAATATGTTGATGATAATCATCATTGCGGTTTTGGTCCTTATTATTGTTGTCGGTGCTGTTTTAGCTATAGTTTTAATGAATGGCGATGAAGAAGGGGTTAGTCAAAGTTCACCTTCTACACAGCAAAGAATTATGCCAAAAAGAACAACTTCGACCGCTTTAGAGGATTCAAGAAGACTTAGTGAAATCGGAATACTGTATCCACTTGACACTTTTACCGTAAACTTAAAAAGTGACTCTGGTAGAAGATACCTAAAAGCTACTCTTAGTTTAGAACTTAGCGGGGAAGAATTAAGCTTGGAACTAGATGCAAAAGCACCTGTTATCAGAGACAGAGTTATAAGAATACTAACATCTAAAACATTAGAAGAGATATCTTCTAAAAAAGGTAAACAAAAAGTATCTGATCAAATCATGGATACTTTAAACTCTATCATTACCGACGGTAG
- a CDS encoding carbonic anhydrase: MNLQEYAQGNKLFRSYFKKNKEALLDLVKSGQSPKALFIGCSDSRVIPDLMVQSEPGDLFVIRNVGNFVPPYKPDEDFHATASGIEYAVSVLKVEEIIICGHTHCGACASLYQEIEDPSLVHTKKWLELGQSAKTSAILSLGSDANKEELLRLTEKLSIIKQIENILTYPNVKKGFEDGNLSIHGWYYDIETGNIDYYNAETYEFLPLRSLIERDI, from the coding sequence ATTAATTTACAAGAGTATGCCCAAGGCAATAAACTTTTTAGATCTTATTTCAAAAAAAACAAAGAGGCTCTGCTTGACCTTGTAAAAAGCGGCCAGTCTCCTAAAGCACTTTTTATAGGCTGTTCCGATTCAAGGGTTATTCCCGATTTAATGGTTCAAAGTGAACCGGGTGATTTGTTTGTTATTAGAAATGTCGGTAACTTCGTACCACCTTATAAACCTGATGAAGATTTTCATGCTACAGCTTCTGGAATAGAGTACGCAGTCAGCGTATTAAAGGTTGAGGAGATTATCATATGCGGACATACTCACTGTGGTGCATGTGCATCTTTATACCAAGAGATAGAAGACCCGTCATTGGTTCATACTAAAAAGTGGCTGGAACTTGGGCAAAGTGCAAAAACATCCGCGATTTTAAGCTTAGGTTCCGATGCAAATAAAGAAGAATTACTAAGGCTTACCGAAAAATTGTCGATTATAAAACAAATAGAAAATATTCTTACATATCCAAATGTCAAAAAAGGTTTTGAAGACGGTAATCTTTCTATACATGGTTGGTATTATGATATAGAAACAGGCAATATCGACTACTATAATGCCGAAACATATGAGTTTTTGCCTTTAAGAAGTTTGATAGAACGCGATATTTAA